From Skermanella sp. TT6, a single genomic window includes:
- a CDS encoding transcription-repair coupling factor — MDHNLEADRVPGRDARPFDGLELDLGRPGRRTVAGVPEGLDGMLLGHLAQRADSAGLLHIVRDHRRLVRLRRALAFFAPQLEVLPLLSWDCAPYERRSPSAAVAARRVDTLLRLGRPAEGPRLILATAAAFLRRLPPQGVLEAATFRAAPEDDIEEPLRRFLLRNGYSPAETVREVGDFLWDDDRVEILPPGQRSPVILELLNGTLDAVRRGGADGEELERLELPPVSEVVLTDESIARFQTNYQEQFGRVEGNDPLFEAVGHGRRLTGMEHWLPLFYGGTETLCEYLPGCPVTLDDGVESDRDDYLEQVADAFQARKAMGTIEEKAHLPAFHPLPPEQVFVDAEAWDVCLEPRAVLVFRAAPPEAGEDMPDAGARPGPSFHDDDGGGKLARHVRTLRAGGARVLFAVERDVQHGPLRRRIGMPEMPTAETWGDAGAGDAAVATLPVAAGFEVDGISVIARADIVRSDRRRSAGTADARRDALLPDVPPIALGDLVVHADHGVALCEGLETIDAGGAPHDCLRLVYRQGDKLFVPVENVDLLWRFGTPGETIQLDKLGGAAWPNRLERMRETLRDAAHELIATAAKRSLAQVDPIVPDRAAYRRFSGRFPYTETEDQQTAIDDVLADLASGKVMDRLVVGDVGFGKTEIALRAAFAVAVAGRQVAVVAPTTPLARQHADEFRERFSGFGMEIAELTGGTATDEAKAARQRIADGQARIAVGTQALLGEAVRFKDLGLLVLDEEQRLGVKQKERLKDIAEGVHVLTMTATPIPRTLQLALGGLRDLSLIGTAPVERQPVRTRVLTYDGDIIRQALLRERERGGQSFYVCPRLADLDLVGERLEALVPDLRVLRAHGKMAPEELDDAITAFVRGGADVLLATNIIEAGLNIPNANTLVVHRADMFGLAQLHQLRGRVGRGSTRAYAWMTVESEADLSEAARGRLDAIAMLSDPGAGFNVASQDLELRGGGNLLGEEQSGSIRAVGVDLFQEMLRQAIEAVQAGKEPEEFWTPRISLGMPVLIPESYVADLDERMALYRSIAALHTAEAAKAFTRDLARRHGPVPPEVGTLIGLGELKRLCRDAGVEQLDVGPRGALIAFRQEPPGLEAFLDRTEGARRREDGNLVVPLAEESSARLAAARLLLRGLAGG, encoded by the coding sequence ATGGACCACAATCTTGAAGCGGACCGCGTTCCCGGCCGTGACGCGCGCCCGTTCGACGGGCTGGAACTCGATCTCGGCCGGCCCGGACGGCGGACCGTCGCGGGCGTGCCCGAGGGGCTCGACGGGATGCTGCTGGGCCATCTGGCGCAACGCGCGGACTCCGCCGGCCTGCTCCATATCGTCCGCGACCACCGGCGGCTGGTGCGGCTGCGGCGCGCGCTGGCCTTCTTCGCGCCGCAGCTGGAGGTTCTGCCGTTGCTGAGTTGGGACTGCGCGCCCTATGAGCGGCGCTCCCCCTCCGCGGCGGTCGCGGCCCGCCGGGTCGATACGTTGCTGAGGCTGGGCCGGCCGGCCGAGGGGCCGAGGCTGATCCTGGCGACGGCCGCCGCGTTCCTGCGCCGCCTGCCGCCCCAGGGCGTGCTGGAGGCGGCGACCTTCCGGGCGGCGCCGGAGGACGACATCGAGGAACCGTTGCGGCGCTTCCTGCTGCGGAACGGGTATTCCCCGGCGGAGACCGTCCGGGAGGTCGGCGACTTCCTCTGGGACGACGACCGGGTGGAGATCCTGCCGCCCGGCCAGCGGTCGCCGGTCATACTGGAATTGCTGAACGGCACCCTGGACGCGGTCCGTCGGGGCGGTGCCGACGGCGAGGAACTGGAGCGGCTGGAACTGCCACCCGTGTCCGAGGTGGTCCTGACCGACGAGAGCATCGCGCGCTTCCAGACGAACTATCAGGAGCAGTTCGGGCGAGTCGAGGGAAACGACCCGCTGTTCGAGGCGGTCGGGCATGGCCGGCGGCTCACCGGGATGGAGCACTGGCTGCCGCTGTTCTACGGCGGCACCGAGACCCTGTGCGAATACCTGCCGGGCTGCCCGGTCACCCTGGACGACGGGGTGGAATCCGACCGCGACGACTACCTGGAGCAGGTCGCCGACGCCTTCCAGGCGCGCAAGGCGATGGGCACGATCGAGGAGAAGGCCCATCTTCCCGCCTTCCATCCGCTGCCGCCCGAGCAGGTCTTCGTCGATGCCGAGGCCTGGGACGTCTGCCTGGAGCCGCGCGCGGTCCTCGTCTTCCGCGCGGCTCCGCCCGAAGCGGGCGAGGACATGCCGGACGCCGGCGCCCGTCCCGGTCCGAGCTTTCATGACGACGACGGTGGCGGAAAGCTGGCCCGGCATGTCCGCACTCTCCGCGCCGGCGGCGCGCGGGTCCTGTTCGCGGTCGAGCGCGATGTCCAGCATGGTCCCCTCCGACGGCGGATCGGCATGCCGGAAATGCCGACGGCGGAGACCTGGGGCGACGCCGGAGCCGGCGACGCGGCGGTCGCGACCCTGCCGGTCGCGGCCGGTTTCGAGGTGGATGGCATCAGCGTCATCGCGCGGGCCGACATAGTTCGGTCCGATCGGCGCCGGAGCGCCGGGACCGCCGATGCCCGGCGCGACGCCCTGCTGCCCGACGTGCCGCCGATCGCCCTGGGCGACCTGGTGGTCCATGCCGATCACGGCGTGGCCCTGTGCGAGGGGCTGGAGACGATCGACGCCGGCGGGGCGCCCCACGATTGCCTGCGCCTGGTCTATCGCCAGGGCGACAAGCTGTTCGTCCCGGTCGAGAACGTGGACCTGCTTTGGCGGTTCGGCACGCCCGGCGAGACGATCCAGCTGGACAAGCTGGGAGGCGCCGCCTGGCCCAACCGGCTGGAGCGCATGCGGGAAACCCTGCGCGACGCGGCGCACGAGCTGATCGCCACGGCGGCGAAACGGTCGCTGGCCCAGGTCGATCCGATCGTGCCGGACCGCGCGGCCTACCGCCGGTTCAGCGGCCGGTTCCCCTATACCGAGACCGAGGACCAGCAGACGGCGATCGACGACGTGCTGGCCGACCTCGCGTCGGGCAAGGTGATGGACCGGCTGGTGGTCGGCGACGTCGGCTTCGGCAAGACCGAGATCGCGTTGCGCGCCGCCTTCGCGGTGGCGGTCGCCGGCCGGCAGGTCGCGGTGGTGGCGCCGACCACCCCGCTCGCCCGGCAGCACGCCGACGAGTTCCGCGAGCGCTTCTCCGGCTTCGGGATGGAGATCGCCGAGCTGACCGGCGGCACGGCGACGGACGAGGCGAAGGCGGCGCGGCAGCGGATCGCGGACGGGCAGGCCCGCATCGCGGTCGGCACCCAGGCCCTCCTGGGCGAGGCCGTCCGATTCAAGGATCTCGGCCTTCTGGTCCTGGACGAGGAGCAGCGGCTCGGCGTCAAGCAGAAGGAACGCCTGAAGGACATCGCCGAGGGCGTTCACGTCCTGACCATGACGGCGACCCCGATCCCGCGCACGCTTCAGCTCGCGCTGGGCGGGCTTCGCGACCTCAGCCTGATCGGCACCGCTCCGGTGGAGCGCCAGCCGGTCCGCACCCGCGTCCTGACCTACGACGGCGACATCATCCGCCAGGCGCTCCTGCGCGAGCGCGAGCGCGGCGGCCAGAGCTTCTATGTCTGCCCCCGGCTCGCCGACCTCGACCTTGTGGGAGAGCGTCTGGAGGCACTGGTTCCCGACCTTCGGGTGCTGCGCGCCCACGGCAAGATGGCGCCCGAGGAGTTGGACGACGCGATCACGGCCTTCGTGCGCGGCGGCGCCGACGTGCTTCTTGCCACCAACATCATCGAGGCGGGGCTGAACATCCCCAACGCCAACACGCTGGTCGTCCACCGGGCCGACATGTTCGGCTTGGCCCAGCTCCACCAGCTGCGCGGCCGGGTCGGGCGCGGCAGCACGCGGGCCTATGCCTGGATGACGGTGGAGTCGGAAGCCGACCTGTCGGAGGCGGCGCGCGGCCGGCTGGACGCCATTGCCATGCTGAGCGATCCGGGGGCCGGGTTCAACGTCGCCAGCCAGGACCTGGAACTGCGCGGCGGCGGCAACCTGCTGGGCGAGGAGCAGTCCGGCAGCATCCGCGCCGTCGGGGTCGACCTGTTCCAGGAGATGCTGAGGCAGGCGATCGAGGCGGTCCAGGCCGGCAAGGAGCCGGAGGAGTTCTGGACCCCCCGGATCTCGCTCGGCATGCCCGTGCTGATACCCGAGAGCTACGTCGCCGATCTGGACGAGCGCATGGCGCTCTACCGCTCCATCGCCGCCCTCCATACCGCCGAGGCGGCCAAGGCCTTCACCCGGGACCTGGCGCGGCGCCACGGCCCGGTCCCTCCGGAGGTCGGCACCCTGATCGGCCTCGGCGAACTGAAGCGCCTGTGCCGCGACGCCGGCGTGGAGCAGCTCGACGTCGGGCCGCGCGGCGCCCTGATCGCGTTCCGGCAAGAACCCCCGGGGCTGGAGGCGTTCCTCGATCGCACCGAAGGCGCACGGCGGCGTGAGGACGGCAACCTGGTGGTTCCGCTGGCGGAGGAGTCCTCCGCAAGGCTGGCCGCGGCCCGGCTGCTGCTGCGTGGGCTGGCCGGCGGGTAA
- a CDS encoding efflux RND transporter periplasmic adaptor subunit, which produces MRLIWQILLIAGLGAGAAGAWYAVPELRGDGPRAAAPDRAARPVNVVAAPARIGEIATVAEAVGTLRANEAVTVNSKQTGIIRAIRFEEGQWVERGSVLVELDDAEARAQLAVAEADRRNAQQLLERSRTLLTRQAVAEARVDELAAALDRADAAARAARARLQELVVTAPFAGQTGLRRVSPGALVTSGTAITTLDDIRTVKLDFRVPEAALGGLRPGLAVSATSPAFPGETFTGNVAVIDTRVDPVTRAVEVVASLPNDRLRLRPGMFMNVGLTLSSRADAVLIAEEALVPLGERQFVFVVTDGHARRRAVTIGQRRRGMVEVVEGVKPGELVVVRGTQRVRDGAPVEAEQELPPAGRPAAGS; this is translated from the coding sequence ATGCGACTGATCTGGCAGATTCTCCTGATTGCGGGCCTGGGCGCCGGTGCCGCAGGCGCCTGGTACGCCGTGCCCGAGCTGCGTGGCGACGGTCCCCGGGCGGCTGCGCCCGACCGGGCCGCGCGGCCGGTCAACGTCGTGGCGGCGCCCGCCCGCATCGGGGAGATCGCGACGGTGGCCGAAGCGGTCGGCACGCTGCGCGCCAACGAGGCGGTCACGGTGAACTCCAAGCAGACCGGCATCATCCGCGCGATCCGGTTCGAAGAGGGCCAGTGGGTCGAGCGGGGATCCGTCCTGGTCGAGTTGGACGACGCGGAAGCCCGCGCCCAGCTCGCGGTCGCCGAGGCCGACCGGCGCAACGCCCAGCAGCTCCTGGAGCGCTCGCGCACCCTGCTGACCCGCCAGGCGGTCGCGGAGGCCAGGGTCGATGAGCTGGCCGCGGCGCTCGACCGGGCCGACGCCGCGGCGCGGGCCGCCCGCGCCCGGCTGCAGGAGCTTGTCGTCACCGCCCCCTTCGCCGGACAGACCGGACTGCGCCGGGTCAGCCCGGGCGCGCTGGTGACCAGCGGGACGGCGATCACGACGCTCGACGACATCCGCACGGTGAAGCTGGATTTCAGGGTGCCGGAGGCGGCGCTGGGCGGGCTCAGGCCGGGCCTGGCCGTGTCCGCCACGAGCCCGGCCTTCCCGGGCGAGACCTTCACCGGCAATGTCGCCGTGATCGACACGCGGGTCGATCCGGTGACCCGGGCGGTCGAGGTGGTGGCCTCCCTGCCCAACGACCGGCTCCGCCTGCGGCCCGGCATGTTCATGAACGTAGGCCTGACCCTGTCGTCCCGCGCCGACGCCGTGCTGATCGCGGAGGAGGCGCTGGTCCCGCTGGGCGAGCGACAGTTCGTCTTCGTCGTGACCGACGGCCATGCCCGGCGCCGCGCCGTCACGATCGGCCAGCGCCGGCGCGGCATGGTCGAAGTGGTCGAGGGCGTGAAACCCGGGGAACTGGTCGTCGTCCGCGGTACCCAGCGGGTGCGCGACGGCGCCCCGGTGGAGGCGGAACAGGAGCTTCCCCCCGCCGGACGTCCGGCTGCCGGGAGCTGA
- a CDS encoding efflux RND transporter permease subunit: protein MVLSDVAIQRPVLAIVLNALLVVFGIFAFAKLPVREYPSVDPPVVSISTNYEGASAEVVETQITQVIEGAVSGVEGIKTIRSTSREGSSNVRIEFLLTRDIEGAANDVRDRVSRAARSLPDEADAPVIAKVDSDSSPILWATLTSDQLSRLELTDYARRVLVDQITAVPGVADVRISGQRIYAMRVWLDRSALAARNLTVQDVETALRRENAELPAGRIESAQREFTVRTDTRLSRAEQFSRIVISQRSGDFIRLGDVARVELGTRDDRGDYTVNARAAVGLGVTKQATANTMEVADGVKALLRQIGTTLPGDAAIDVSFDESVFIAESIYQVFHALTIALGLVVLVTWAFLRDLRATIIPAVAIPVSIMAAFTVLAALGYSINVLTLLALVLAIGLVVDDAIIVVENVSRRIELGEPPLLAAYRGAGQIGFAVIATTAVLIAVIFPLVLLQDTVGRFFKEFAVTLGAAVAFSALVALTLTPMMCSQVLRGQHGGAVFRLTERFFDGMTRIYSRILDGVLAAPVLMLALLGALTGATWYLFTLVPQEFTPPEDRGSFRITVTAPEGASQDFTKREMEAVERILAPYRENGEVSSVLAILNPGWGGQTGVNRATIQVRLAPWDRRTRPQSALMAELRGKLQAVPGARVAAFAGGGIARSGALNQVQVVLGGSSYEELAVWRDLLIDRLRDEPGFGTIQANYDETKPQLRITVDRDRAADLGLGTRAIGETLETLVGGRTVTRFTDRGEEYDVVVQATGSDRANPRDLSNIFLRAGTSDKLVPLSSVVTVRDIAGPSELGRVDRLRAITVTANLEGIAMGTAIEAVRQAAAEVLPGQVRLSFDGSARELQESSAAIYFAFGMALLIAFLVLAAQFESFTLPSIVMLTVPLALFGGLGAIVASAMTLNIYTQIGLVMLIGLIAKNAILIVEFANQMRDEGAAMDAAIREAAATRLRPILMTSIATVFGAVPLAMAEGAGAESRTAIGLVIVGGVSVGSLLSLFGTPLLYSLLARRLQPIGRIRRRIQELEMQHVKPREGLPAE from the coding sequence ATGGTGCTGTCCGACGTCGCGATCCAGCGCCCCGTGCTCGCCATCGTCCTCAACGCGCTGCTGGTGGTCTTCGGCATCTTCGCCTTCGCCAAGCTGCCGGTGCGCGAGTATCCCAGCGTCGACCCGCCGGTCGTCTCGATCAGCACCAATTACGAGGGCGCGTCGGCCGAGGTGGTCGAGACCCAGATCACCCAGGTGATCGAGGGCGCCGTCAGCGGCGTCGAGGGGATCAAGACGATCCGCTCGACCAGCCGCGAGGGATCGTCCAACGTTCGGATCGAGTTCCTGCTGACCCGCGACATCGAGGGAGCCGCCAACGATGTCCGGGACCGCGTCTCGCGCGCGGCCCGCAGCCTGCCGGACGAGGCCGACGCCCCCGTCATCGCCAAGGTGGACAGCGACAGCTCGCCGATCCTGTGGGCCACCCTGACCAGCGATCAGCTCAGCAGGCTGGAGCTGACCGACTATGCCCGGCGCGTCCTGGTCGACCAGATCACCGCCGTCCCGGGCGTCGCCGACGTCCGGATCAGCGGCCAGCGGATCTATGCCATGCGGGTCTGGCTGGACCGGAGCGCGCTGGCGGCCCGCAACCTGACCGTCCAGGATGTCGAGACGGCGCTGCGCCGGGAGAACGCGGAGCTGCCGGCCGGCCGCATCGAGTCGGCGCAGCGCGAGTTCACCGTCCGCACCGATACCAGGCTGTCGCGCGCGGAGCAGTTCTCCCGCATCGTCATTTCCCAGCGCAGCGGGGATTTCATCCGGCTGGGCGACGTGGCGCGGGTGGAGCTGGGCACCCGCGACGACCGCGGCGACTACACCGTCAACGCCCGCGCCGCCGTCGGCCTGGGCGTCACCAAGCAGGCGACCGCCAACACGATGGAGGTCGCGGACGGGGTCAAGGCGCTGCTGCGGCAGATCGGCACCACGCTGCCCGGCGACGCGGCCATCGACGTGTCGTTCGACGAGAGCGTGTTCATCGCCGAATCGATCTACCAGGTGTTCCACGCGCTGACGATCGCGCTGGGCCTGGTGGTCCTGGTCACTTGGGCGTTCCTGCGCGACCTGCGCGCCACGATCATTCCGGCGGTCGCCATCCCGGTGTCGATCATGGCAGCCTTCACCGTGCTGGCGGCACTCGGCTATTCGATCAACGTGCTGACCCTGCTGGCGCTGGTGCTCGCGATCGGGCTGGTGGTCGACGACGCGATCATCGTGGTCGAGAATGTCAGCCGACGGATCGAGCTGGGCGAGCCGCCGCTCCTGGCAGCCTATCGCGGCGCCGGCCAGATCGGCTTCGCGGTGATCGCCACCACGGCGGTGCTGATCGCGGTGATCTTCCCGCTCGTCCTGCTGCAGGACACGGTCGGCCGCTTCTTCAAGGAGTTCGCGGTCACGCTGGGGGCCGCGGTCGCCTTCTCCGCGCTGGTGGCGCTGACGCTGACGCCGATGATGTGCTCGCAGGTGCTGCGCGGCCAGCACGGCGGGGCGGTGTTCCGCCTGACCGAACGGTTCTTCGACGGGATGACCCGGATCTATTCCAGGATCCTGGACGGCGTTCTGGCCGCACCCGTGCTGATGCTGGCACTGCTCGGCGCGCTGACCGGGGCCACCTGGTACCTGTTCACCCTGGTGCCGCAGGAGTTCACCCCGCCCGAGGATCGCGGCAGCTTCCGCATCACCGTGACCGCGCCGGAAGGCGCCAGCCAGGACTTCACCAAGCGGGAGATGGAAGCGGTCGAGCGCATCCTGGCGCCCTACCGGGAAAACGGCGAGGTATCCAGCGTGCTGGCGATCCTGAACCCCGGATGGGGCGGACAGACCGGCGTCAACCGGGCGACGATCCAGGTCCGGCTGGCGCCGTGGGACAGGCGCACCCGGCCGCAGTCGGCCCTGATGGCGGAGCTGCGCGGCAAGCTGCAGGCGGTGCCGGGCGCCCGGGTCGCGGCCTTCGCGGGCGGCGGCATCGCCCGCAGCGGGGCGCTGAACCAGGTGCAGGTCGTCCTGGGCGGCAGCAGCTACGAGGAGCTGGCGGTCTGGCGCGACCTGCTGATCGACCGCCTGCGCGACGAGCCGGGGTTCGGCACGATCCAGGCGAACTACGACGAGACCAAGCCGCAGCTCCGGATCACGGTGGACCGCGACCGCGCGGCCGACCTGGGGCTCGGCACGCGGGCGATCGGGGAAACCCTGGAGACGCTGGTCGGCGGGCGCACCGTCACGCGCTTCACCGACCGCGGGGAGGAATACGACGTCGTGGTCCAGGCCACGGGCAGCGACCGCGCCAACCCGCGCGACCTGTCGAACATCTTCCTGCGCGCCGGAACGTCGGACAAGCTCGTGCCGCTCTCCAGCGTCGTGACCGTCCGGGATATCGCCGGCCCCAGCGAACTGGGCCGGGTCGATCGGCTGCGCGCGATCACCGTCACGGCCAACCTGGAAGGCATCGCCATGGGCACCGCCATCGAGGCGGTGCGGCAGGCCGCGGCCGAGGTGCTGCCGGGCCAGGTGCGGCTGAGTTTCGACGGTTCGGCGCGCGAGCTTCAGGAATCAAGCGCCGCGATCTATTTCGCGTTCGGCATGGCGCTGCTGATCGCCTTCCTGGTGCTGGCCGCCCAGTTCGAGAGCTTCACCCTGCCCTCCATCGTCATGCTGACGGTGCCGCTGGCGTTGTTCGGCGGCCTGGGCGCGATCGTCGCGAGCGCCATGACTCTGAACATCTACACGCAGATCGGGCTGGTGATGCTGATCGGCCTGATCGCCAAGAACGCCATCCTGATCGTCGAGTTCGCGAACCAGATGCGCGACGAAGGCGCGGCCATGGACGCGGCGATCCGCGAAGCCGCCGCGACCCGGCTGCGCCCGATCCTGATGACCAGCATCGCCACGGTGTTCGGCGCGGTTCCGCTGGCCATGGCCGAGGGCGCCGGGGCCGAGAGCCGGACCGCGATCGGGCTGGTGATCGTCGGCGGCGTCTCGGTCGGGTCGCTGCTGTCGCTGTTCGGCACTCCCCTGCTCTACAGCCTGCTGGCGCGCCGCCTCCAGCCGATCGGGCGGATTCGCCGCCGTATCCAGGAGTTGGAGATGCAGCACGTCAAGCCGAGGGAAGGCTTGCCGGCGGAGTAG
- a CDS encoding response regulator transcription factor — translation MKAVHPIKVLCVDDNAMIVMATQATIDATPDMDCVGCLYSADKLLDTVAELRPDAVLLDLTMPGKEPLAALRELTDAHPEVPVIVFSGLSDRGTAESAFAAGARRYLTKGCDGRPVLEAIRAVASAPFPSLGIAS, via the coding sequence ATGAAGGCGGTCCACCCGATCAAGGTACTCTGCGTCGATGACAACGCCATGATCGTCATGGCGACGCAGGCCACCATCGACGCCACGCCGGATATGGATTGCGTCGGTTGCCTGTACTCCGCGGACAAGCTGCTCGATACGGTCGCGGAACTCCGCCCGGACGCCGTCCTGCTCGACCTCACCATGCCGGGCAAGGAGCCGCTGGCAGCGCTCCGGGAGTTGACAGATGCCCATCCGGAAGTGCCGGTCATCGTCTTCAGCGGCCTGAGCGACCGCGGAACGGCGGAGAGCGCCTTCGCCGCGGGTGCCCGGCGCTACCTGACCAAGGGGTGCGACGGGCGGCCCGTGCTGGAGGCGATTCGCGCCGTCGCCTCCGCGCCCTTTCCCTCCCTCGGTATCGCCAGCTGA
- a CDS encoding putative bifunctional diguanylate cyclase/phosphodiesterase gives MATLSEVGHEEDGSPGAPIADGTVSSIGFHGLLMPGTAVHATPLYAILDLAGDAFVVIDAQFRIVLFNRAAERIFQYDTADVMGRSVHMLLPERYRSQHGRQMGEFRAHSGGSRLMGERRQICGLRRDGTEFPAEASIAWVNLEGGGAYVVVLRDITERTRVEQQTARFGRIIEQSINEIFVFNAETLRFVLVNRQARENLGYSAEEMMRMTPMDLKFEFGEDAFAELLRPLQDGTMDEICFETFHQRRDGSTYEVEVRVQLLRNETPPVFVAIGRDITERSHFETLIRRQSLYDALTLLPNRTLFTERLSIAADERQQDGGHGGLLLIDLLGFRMVIDSMGRAAGDQAIQEAARRLAGCLRSTDTLARLEASEFAVLAPNIDQSARIGVLADRITAAFEAPLELDGIEVKLSPALGITTFPGDGVDSDILMRNADAALWSAREADPPHKCFYTSDLDTEVNTRIAIKSGLARALDRGEFSLVFQPKVDLRSWTVCGCEALLRWRSADLGNVSPASFVPVLEETGLIIPVGEWVLETACRQCRLLIDRGFPKIRMAINLSVRQIRPSFPATLTDILERTGLKPDDIELEITESVVMKDSVEVVQLLQELADMGVHLALDDFGTGYSSLSYLKLMPLETIKIDRSLITDIATGAEDAEIVRAVIDMGHSMSRRIVAEGVETEQQLAHLRRLGCDEIQGYLFSRPIAGPDLMKLLEDYSTYA, from the coding sequence ATGGCGACCCTGTCTGAGGTCGGGCACGAGGAGGACGGAAGTCCCGGCGCTCCGATTGCGGATGGCACGGTTTCGTCGATCGGCTTCCACGGATTGCTGATGCCGGGAACTGCCGTCCACGCAACTCCGCTCTACGCGATCCTGGACCTGGCGGGCGATGCCTTCGTGGTGATCGATGCGCAGTTCCGGATCGTCCTGTTCAACCGCGCGGCGGAGCGGATCTTCCAGTACGACACGGCCGACGTGATGGGGCGGTCCGTCCACATGCTGCTGCCGGAACGCTACAGGTCCCAGCACGGCAGGCAGATGGGGGAGTTCCGGGCCCACTCCGGCGGCTCCCGGCTGATGGGGGAGCGGCGGCAGATCTGCGGGCTGCGGCGAGACGGGACCGAGTTCCCGGCCGAAGCCTCGATCGCCTGGGTCAACCTGGAGGGGGGCGGGGCCTACGTGGTGGTCCTCCGCGACATCACGGAACGGACCCGCGTCGAGCAGCAGACCGCCCGTTTCGGCCGCATCATCGAGCAGTCGATCAACGAGATCTTCGTCTTCAATGCCGAAACTCTCCGGTTCGTGCTGGTCAACCGGCAGGCGCGCGAGAATCTCGGCTACTCGGCCGAAGAGATGATGCGCATGACGCCGATGGACCTGAAGTTCGAGTTCGGCGAGGACGCCTTCGCCGAATTGCTCCGTCCGCTCCAGGACGGCACCATGGACGAGATCTGCTTCGAGACCTTCCACCAGCGCCGCGACGGTTCGACCTACGAGGTCGAGGTCAGGGTCCAGCTTCTGCGCAACGAGACGCCGCCCGTCTTCGTCGCGATCGGCCGGGACATCACCGAACGCTCCCATTTCGAGACGCTGATCCGGCGGCAGTCTCTCTACGACGCCCTGACCCTGCTGCCCAACCGGACGCTGTTCACCGAACGCCTGTCGATCGCCGCGGACGAGCGCCAGCAGGACGGCGGCCACGGCGGGCTGCTGCTGATCGACCTGCTGGGGTTCCGTATGGTGATCGACAGCATGGGGCGCGCCGCCGGCGACCAGGCGATCCAGGAAGCCGCGCGGCGGCTGGCCGGCTGCCTCCGGTCCACCGATACGCTGGCGAGGCTGGAGGCGTCCGAGTTCGCGGTGCTGGCTCCCAATATCGACCAGTCCGCCCGCATCGGCGTGCTGGCCGACCGGATCACGGCCGCCTTCGAGGCACCCCTCGAACTGGACGGGATCGAGGTCAAGCTTTCTCCCGCCCTCGGGATCACCACCTTTCCCGGCGACGGGGTCGATTCCGACATCCTGATGCGCAATGCCGACGCCGCGCTCTGGAGCGCCCGCGAGGCGGATCCGCCGCACAAATGCTTCTACACCTCCGATCTCGACACCGAGGTGAACACCCGGATCGCCATCAAGTCGGGCCTGGCCCGCGCCCTCGACCGGGGCGAGTTCTCCCTGGTGTTCCAGCCCAAGGTCGATCTCAGGAGCTGGACCGTCTGCGGGTGCGAGGCCCTGCTGCGCTGGCGCAGCGCGGATCTCGGAAACGTCTCGCCGGCCTCCTTCGTGCCCGTGCTGGAGGAAACCGGCCTGATCATCCCCGTCGGCGAGTGGGTCCTGGAAACCGCCTGCCGCCAGTGCCGGCTGTTGATCGACCGGGGCTTCCCGAAGATCCGCATGGCGATCAACCTGTCGGTCCGGCAGATCAGGCCCTCCTTCCCGGCAACCCTGACCGACATCCTGGAGCGGACCGGGCTGAAGCCCGACGATATCGAGCTGGAGATCACCGAGAGCGTCGTGATGAAGGACAGCGTCGAGGTCGTCCAGCTTCTCCAGGAACTGGCCGACATGGGGGTCCACCTGGCGCTCGACGATTTCGGCACCGGCTATTCGTCGCTCAGCTACCTCAAGCTGATGCCGCTGGAGACCATCAAGATCGACCGCTCTCTGATCACCGACATCGCCACCGGCGCCGAGGATGCGGAGATCGTCCGCGCGGTGATCGACATGGGCCATTCCATGTCCCGGCGCATCGTCGCCGAAGGCGTCGAGACCGAACAGCAGCTCGCGCATCTGCGCCGCCTGGGCTGCGACGAGATCCAAGGCTACCTGTTCAGCCGCCCGATCGCGGGTCCGGACCTGATGAAGCTGCTGGAAGACTATTCAACCTATGCCTGA
- the mobB gene encoding molybdopterin-guanine dinucleotide biosynthesis protein B, with translation MKIFGIAGWSGSGKTTLMVRLLPELIALGLRVSTMKHAHHAFDVDQPGKDSHNHRRAGATEVLITSANRWALMHENRGEPEPSIEELVRHMTPVDLLLIEGFKRSPHPKLEVFRRATGKPLLALEDPSVVAVACDGPVPEVAVPVLDLNQPAVIARFLMTQCGMTGRDIAAGAGN, from the coding sequence ATGAAGATATTCGGCATCGCCGGCTGGAGCGGCAGCGGCAAGACAACGCTCATGGTCCGTCTTCTGCCCGAGCTGATCGCCCTGGGCCTACGTGTTTCCACAATGAAGCATGCCCATCACGCGTTCGACGTCGACCAGCCGGGCAAGGACTCCCACAACCACCGCAGGGCCGGAGCCACCGAGGTGCTGATCACCTCGGCCAACCGCTGGGCCCTGATGCACGAGAACCGGGGAGAGCCCGAACCCTCGATCGAGGAATTGGTCAGGCACATGACCCCGGTCGATCTCCTGCTGATCGAGGGCTTCAAGCGCTCGCCCCACCCGAAGCTGGAAGTATTCCGCCGCGCCACCGGCAAGCCGCTGCTGGCGCTGGAGGACCCATCGGTCGTCGCGGTCGCCTGCGACGGCCCCGTGCCCGAAGTGGCCGTTCCCGTGCTCGACCTCAACCAGCCCGCCGTTATTGCCCGCTTCTTAATGACGCAGTGCGGCATGACGGGGCGCGACATTGCAGCCGGCGCGGGTAATTAG